From the genome of Pungitius pungitius chromosome 20, fPunPun2.1, whole genome shotgun sequence:
ACAATCAATGCATCAAGGCGCAGAAAGCGTGTAGGTCTTACAAAAGTTGCATCATTGAACTTGAACAGCGACACTTTTCACTGGATTACACGCGTAATTCTGCAAGGCACCACGAGATGGCAGGATCACACCTCGTGTGAGAAGAAGGCCCTCAACCTGCCACTTGTACAAGTGTCCCTTTTACAGATTGTGTCCAGTTTTCTTCATTGTACCCCATGAGAATAATCTTCAATGGCCATTTGTTTTGCATTGCATTGACACTCATGTAGGAAAACACCCCCATGAAATTATACTCCTTTCTTCTGCACAAGATAAATTAAGCAGAACGACACGCTAAAGGCTATGACCCCTCCCCGTTCCCTGGGGGATGTAAAAACATTCATGCATGGAGGGGAAAAACAACCCATCTGTCAAAAAGCCTTTTTGTAGTTCCCACAGTGATGTTGACTCAATGTTTTCTGATCACAACGTCAcatatttcttcttttctttccctgacCACTCCTCTGCATTGCATCCCGTtgttatatattaaaataattatccGGGTAAACTACGCTGCCCACACATTCACATCAACTTTGGCTGGCCCGAAGGCCAATAAAACTGTCTAACTAGAGGAATCGAACAGATAGTACGAGAAGGGACTCTGGGACTAAGACCACCTGAAGCCCTTCAGTTCAGCTGTCCGATGTGCTCAtacatttctatatatatatgttaccatatatatatagttggtCAGTTTTAGTTGGAAGACAGAAAGCCAATTTCCCACTCGGCTTGCTGCTGTGAATTGCTTTTGTTCACAAGTCCTGGTTGAGTCGTAAGTGGGCAGTGTGGACCCCAATGAAATGGTTGGAAACCCAACGTTACAGACAGCCGCGATATTTTCCTTCACCCTCGGCTCGACCCGACTCTGAAGGGTATTTTCCTCTGTCTTCCATCGCAAAGGTCTCAACTCTCTGCATGTCAATTACTCCGCTGGGACCTTGTTACTGCCCCTTAATTAACTCTGGAAATTACATTCCTATATTTATACCCAAACCGCCCAGCTGAAAAGGTCACAACAACAGTTTAGCAGTTTTTGGCCTATGGCAGTGCGGCCCTGGAGGATATATGGCTGGGAGGGAGGCCAAAACACCCACggcgaggagaggaagaaactttttttttttttttttttttgagaacaGTAGAAGTTTTTGGGCCTCAAGGGTGTTGGAAGTTTTCACCTGGGTGCTAAAAAGCTATTTGTCATCTTGTTAAGGGGGTTGTTGAATTAATCACCGAATAAAACAGGCTTATTCTGAGAAAGTAGGCGACGGGGCACGGGAAGGAAATTTAATCCAGAGCGCAAAATATCAAGAGGAAATGACATTTCCTCACATTTTGGGTTCTACCCGAGACACCGGCGCCCTGGTCTAGTGCGGCTCCTGGggcggagctgctgctgagggaGGTGGTGTTGACGGATGAAATACTGCACTCAGATCCTGGCTGGGTGAACGATAATAGTCACAGGAACACATTTCTCAACACATTTTATTCCTTCTATTTGTTAGAAAGAGAAGGTTTTCtcagtttttttccctttgcaaaCAATTATGCagaaaatatttaacatttaagccGGTCTGACAAagccaaacatttgtttttccaattTAGTCGATCTAGAGCTGTGGACAGGCAAGCTGACAACACCTAACTTTTGTGAAATTGAAATGgggttttttatctttttcgAGTATCTGAAAAACAATTGGTCATGTATTGGATTTTGATGAATTACTGGAAATAATCATACTTATGTGCTGCCAATCACACAAGAAGTCATGTGCCatgaagttttatttttaattaaaggcaCGATAACAAGTGTACTGCTATAAATGTTCCGGTTTTATTCAAACATAGAATCTTTGTAACCTTCGGTATGAATCCAGCAGTTTATATTAACATTATAATTACATAAGAAATGAACATTTATCTAAATTGTGGTTTGTATGTAACATTTATTTTGCCCTGCTACAACACATTTTTAACCATGCagttcattttaaaagtcaGTGATACAGTAAGTCAAGCTTGTGTCTCAAAGCTGCTCTATAAACTGTTATGGATTTTTACAAAAGAAAGCGTAGTCAGCATTTAACTGTTTGCCTTTGTTTCCTCTTCCAAATCATTTTCAACTGAACATGACTTGGTTTGAGTTAGTTTTAAACGACTCCTTGTTCGTGTTCTTGTCCTTTAAATGGCCAAACCTGCAAAACTCACAGAAATACGCAAATACAATTAAGAATAACactgcattgctgctttttgcCCGTGTGTAGCGGCTGCCGTGGGGGCAGAGCGATGGTTCTATCCAAGCGAGTGTCGCTGTGGTCGGTGGAAGAAGTGTTGGAGTGGGTGCAGGACCAGCACCCCAACCACTTGGACACGCTCCATAAAGCCATAATAAAGCACGCCATATCAGGTACAACTCACgcatcaaattaaaaatgaaatcccTTTAAGCCGTTTTAGATTTCGAATTCGTGGAAGAAGATTCtttaatgtccccccccccccccgttcccccccTGGgtcgtgaatgaatgaatgaacgctGGCACTCATGCAAACCCTTCTCTCCCGAGGCCGAGCATTGTTGAGATTAAAGGATCATCACCTGGAGCTGCTCGGGTTGGAGggcgaggagcagcagcaggaaatcTGGcaggacctcctcctcctcagagttCAAGAGGAAATCAATGAACTCGATGACATCTGCTCTGGTGAGAATGCcaaatggattcattttttCCAGGGTGTCATTGTGAAACTGGCGGTTATTGCTGGTTTTGCTTTGGTGTAATATGCACGGGAATCCCCACAAAATGAAGCGTGCCTGTGCAGGATATTCTTGATTTTTTTCGGTTTGGCTTGTCCTTTGGAAACTatgccttttatttttaatcaaaactgttttaatgaaaacataAGCCTTTTCAACAGGAGAGAAACCAGCTGCTaactaatattttatttgtactCTCTGCTACTCTGCAGAGTGTTTTTCTTCATAGCTGGAGATGAAATGCGGCTTCCTTTTTCATTTCCCATCCATTGATTGGTCCATgtgaaggagggagaaaagagggagtgATGGAAACATaagtgaaagagaagaagaatcaATGGCGAGAAAAAGAAACCCATTTCCTTTGTGAAATCTGACCTGTGCAGATGGATGAGATTCGTCTTTGTCCGAGTCCTGCTGTCCATTAGTCTCCGTCCTGCGCCTGCACCCTGTCACTGCGTCATGAAATACTTTCACCTACGTCACTGCAGTCAGTCGAGTATCCAAACGGCAACACTAATAATCGTAACGTAACTTTGAACAGACAATCGTGATCCTCGAACCAGGGGGCTTTTCCCTCTAGCGCCACCATCAGTTTAACACTGGTGGGTTTCAGTGAAATGTCTTAACAAACCGTTGACTGCCACGACATCCGATGCAGATGTTCATATCCTCCTTCAGGGTGTCTCGTAAGCTGTTGATTTTTACATTGGCGCCACAATTTAGTCCGAAGTGTCGTTTGTATTGACCAAATACCTGCAACACTCGTGACAGGCTGCACATCAGTGGTGTGGAGCACTAAAAGGCCCATCTCACAGCAGCCGATTTGACATGGAATTGCAGGGTAAACATATGTGTAATTAATAACACTAATTGTGGCCCTGTTCCATCTAGGTGAGGACACTGGAATTATGTATGCTGGCAAATTGGATGACTGTGACACACTAAATAACACGGGACcatcatttatttaatcaatTAGAGCTGCGTTCACCCTGCTTTGACAAGACAAACTGGCTGACGTGAAAACGGAATATTACCCTATAATAGCAGGAAAACACTCCGTACAAGATAGTGAACATGGTAAACATAATACTCCCTAAACGTCAGCGTGTTAACATTCATTTTGAGCGTGTTTTCATGATAATGGTATCCTTTAGCTCAAGGCAACTCTCAGCCTAAGCATCGTCTCTGAGAGTTGCTAGCATGGCTGTCGACTCCCAACCACATGATTTATTATAGGAAAAATATATTCTTTGGTGGAACACATCAGTTCCGCTGTATAATTTGAGGAAAAACCTTTTATCAATATGTATGACAGCAATAATACATTGATAATTCTCCTATCAGTTAAATTAGTTTTGTGTGAGCCAAATAATTATGACTTTAACCAATTCAACTAAGTCAAACCTAATGAATGGACGTGTGACACTAATAATGTGATTACGAGCTTGTCAATAGGAAAACAGGGAAATTACAGgtagataaaaaaagaatagatgTTTCCATTTAAGCATTTCAATGTGTTGAATACAAATGTCCAATTACGTTTTTTCTTGGTCACAAACATTCCCAAACACAGTCATTGTAAAATCtgtcatgttgttgtttctctgGAGTAGAGACTGAAAAGAgttacagaaaaatataaaatattctaCTTTCTCTggattttgattgttttttatacAAATACCGTCATGTGATTAATCCCATTTTAACTGGCTGCATTTACAACTTGTCTGAAATGTAAGTGGTCCAGCGACTTTCATCTTCCATAATGCCTGATTTCCTTTATGTGTGATGTTGGCCTCATTTTAACGTGCATTCGAGGCCCCCACATATTTGCACCACTTACGATAGAAGGTTGTGTCTATTTCTGAACATATTTCCCTTGGAAATGCTACAATATGTTTGCTATAATTAAAAGTGCTGCTTTGGCAACACGATCGTGCCATGTGTGGGTTATCGTCCCGCTTTTACAGTTCCATTTATGCTTCTCATACAAACGTCTCGTACTGAAGAAGCCTCAGAAACCACTTTGACTATTCAAATTAAAAGgtcatgataataaaaaaaagcaaagaaatgacTCACTCTGTCTCCAAAGACAGCAATAGAAGTTCTTAGGTTGAACAATATTAAGCTGCACTGGATGAGTTTGGAAGACCTCAGCCAGTGAGAAACCAACTAAAAAGAGAATTATTATTTGTCTTTAATTGGAAAACACAAATTcaaaactctcacacacacaaaggcttcaTGTGGGAAGAGGCATACTGCTTTCTGGGAAAACAAACCTGTCACCTGACCTTTCCTCTCACTTTCTGAcgtctgcagtgtgtgtgtgtttgtgggtggtTTGATTAATACCTCAGGAGAtggtttgacattttattttgtagggcGTGGCCTGGGGAAGAGCTCACTCAGCACAAAGCTAAATCCACCGCAGTGAAAAagttgttgtgggggggggtgatgaaatACACCACTGACCCCAACGACAGTGCCAAAAGCAAATCTTCACCACTAAATGCACAAATGCACATTTGGCTCGTTAGAATGTTAGAAAACAACATCACCAGAGAAAATGTTGCCTAAATATGTCAAATTTGTAAGATAAATTCACATTATTTCCccgccttctttttttaaatggttgctGGCTGCTTAAAGATCACTTAAAGATCCAGCCCAGGGCTTTTACATTGACCCTGTCCCGATATTCTCAAACAACCAATCAAAGGGTGCAGTGTCAGTGATGGCGCCCAGTATTCCAGTAACAGGTCAGTTAAAGGTCAGCTCCTCCTCGCCTGAAGCAACCTCTCCGtcaccgaacgcatgagtgtagtttttatgtctctatgtgttttaaaactgctctactagcagtttacaaaacatgtaccttaacttcacttcctgccttgtcctgtcttcccctgtgattgtctgccgtgcctgattgtttccacctgtgtccaatcacctgcacctcccttgtgtatttaagccttgtgagtctcttgtcttgtgtggcgtcattacatgtcgactgtccatgtgtcaagtaagtcaagtctgtgttttaaagtccaggtccctgtttttttgtccgTTTTGTtattgcctccttcctcccctattttgttggagtgattttgagtttgagttttttgactattaaagtccttttttttttttcattaactccgcatctgagtcctccctccttgcccttgaCCCTGCGTCCTGACACCccagtgtgcacatgtgtgcgttTTAATACAGTAAATGTACTCATTTCTGCGTACAACCGCAAACCTGCTTGCATGTGTTTAAACAGCGAAACATTGACTTGAGAGCAACCCAACGTTATTCTCCAAATTTGTGGACTGTGGAGCTGCAGTCTGTGTCCAACAAATATCTGTCTATACTGTATGTGGTGCACTTGTTCAGTGGAGATGCAGAAGGAGTAGGCGGTGTGAGCGTAGAGAATTAAGTTCTGCAGCCCGTAGCAGTTCACCTCGCTTTAGAGTTCTCTAAAACCTCTAACTTCTACCCTCCGATAGTGAGGCTCGAGGTGACTGAAACTAAATGTTGAGGAGGTAACTTATTACATTATTGAGCACGAATGAGTTTTGCATTGTATTGTTAACACTGACGTTATTCAAGTATTCTGTAACACTATATTGACTGTAAAGGATTCAGAAGAAGATAGATTTAAgaatcagaggtgtggactcgagtcatgtgacttggactcgagtcatgtgacttggactcgagtcatgaatttgatgacttgagactcgactcgacaaaacgtacaaagacttgcaactcgacttggactttaacatcgatgactcgtgacttgacttggactcgagccttttgactcgaagacttgctacttcccatgaaaactgggggaaaacattttcacaccaccgcgccgctctgtttatctgcatctgtcataaaaatgtgcgccacctgtatgcagagagcgcgcgctgcctgaacgacatccaatcactgcagtccatttgaccgtatcaacgagacagctcgttcatggttacaaaaatcgggatttttgaacccggattcagactccgatggaaatcctcgccaacattatgtcaacgtccgttttaaagtagtgtaatgagctgagttaaagttattagttaatcagttatgcagatgttgcatgtgttcacgttatgctccgttaccagctgtagttacgcgagacaacccgagttttggggggccgtgtatgcggaagtgtgccaacagtgaccgaagttgagttgttttatataaataaatgcagcggagttgcaagccagtcatcgcctccttatttacgctgcagcactggggtgagcgttacagtactataacacagtcacagtccatccaccgttacccttcccttcgtagtctaggtctgtgaggcagcgcaccatcacccagggttccccgtccccactataataaaaggactcgaaatgactcgaaactaaaatggtacgacttgtgactcgacttgagacttgttggctttgacttgtgactcgacttgggacttgcttcgtctttgactcgacttgactcgagggcaatgacttgagacttgcttgtgacttgcctaacagtgacttgatcccacctctgttaAGAATATTTCCGATAGATTGACAGGAGCTTTCATGAGATCATTTACCAAACATCCCTGTTTTGAAGCCACTCTCAATCCCCCCCAAGGTCTCccttattatttaatatattttagctTTCAATtcagcttcttcctctcccttttcCCAATGTTTTCAGCTTAATTCAAAACAGTTTTTTCTGCCATGGGTCTTCTTAGCAACTAAATTACGGCAGAAAAAAAATCTTACACTCTCAAGCGTTTCCCTCCTGAGACTCTTCAACTCAGCAGTGATGGATGTGGCGTAGCCGGCAAAAACCTCCACACGTCCAGTCAAACCATCCCTGCAGGTGAGAACTGATATGCACGGATAACAAAGCGGCTGGTTAAATGTATGCCTTCCTCACACCGTGCTGTGTTGACTCAGGGATAACATGCAGGTGGTAATTGCAGCTTGCTTACAGCATAATCTCTTCCTGGACCTTCTCGGTGTTGTTGACACTCGACCGGATTTCACTTGTTATGTGACGCATGTTCGAGGCTCCGGGTTTGCTCAAACGATGCACCCGTTTAGGAGTAAACAGGGGGAATGAGGAAGCaagtgaggcggggggggggagagggataACAGAGACGACTAAATGAAAGCAGATTGGGTGGTGCTGCTGAGTTTATTAGCACAGCGCACCTGTTCACAGGCTGCAGCAGGTGCCTCCGGCAGACGACGCCaacctggatgtgtgtgtgtgtgtgtgtgtgtgtgtgtgtacgcacggGTCCAATTGCTATGACCGTCTGCTACCAAACGCACCCGTTTGTCAAGACAAACTAGTGACACAGTATGGAAggcaaaagcaacaacaacaacaacacaaacagggTGCTTTATAACTTGGAAGTATAGGAAAATGGGTTTTGTCAAGAAATGTTCCATCTATTTCCCCTCACATCAATGGACTCGCGGCACTTGATTTATCTTTTCGGTATTGGAAGCAGTGAAGTGAAAAGGAGGTGAGAGAGATGGCGGGGAAGTGGAGCTACTGCCGCATTTGAGTCTTGTGGGGGAATAGGAAATCCGTCATGGCGGCAGCGCTGATCAGAAACGTTTTTAATCAGGGTGTCTTTAGCCACTCCAGACGAGTTCTGCAGTAAACACCAGCTCTGTTCTGTGGATGGCAGATGGTGAGGCTTTCCATCCAATAAACTGTACTTCCATTGCACACAAACAATCTTCTTCACAcctgttttttaatttgtgttttctaTGAATATACCTGTGTGGGGGAAATGCGACAAACCCGGGTGAAGCACAGTTCATTTGAGATTAGAATATCCTGCGCTGTTCTCATGGCTTCCAAGAGCAGATCTCGTGTGACTTCATCAGTCAGCTTCCGTCCGTTTTTTATGCAAAAATGCTTGTAAGCTTGGTTGATGGATAAAAGAAACAAGCTATCGATCCATTGGCTGATGGATAAAATTAACAATCCATCGATCCATTGGCTGATGGATAAAAGTAACAATCCATCGATCCATTGGCTGATGGATAAAAGAAACAATCCATCGATCCATTGGCTGATGGATAAAAGAAACAATCCATCGATCCATTGGCTGATGGATAAAAGAAACAATCCATCGATCCATTGGCTGATGGATAAAAGAAACAATCCATCGATCCATTGGCTGATGGATAAAAGAAACAATCCATCGATCCATTGGCTGATGGATAAAAGAAACGAGGAGGAAGtcagtgcaagagatttcagtAAAACGGGGGTTTCAGAGCAACAACTGACATTGTTCATTGGTTTTTAAGACAAATGTAGGTGGAGGGGTCGAGGGTGGAGATGTGTTTTGAACGTTTTCTCCTGCACACCCCCGCTGGCTCTGCAGTTGGTCATCACTTTGGTTCTGCTCAACAATTTTGCTTCCGTTAAATGCATTTGCAGCACACAGTAAAAATGTGTGATGCACGCATTCATGTTAATGTTCTTTTCTCACTTACATTGGTGACAAAGAGAGAGGCTTCCTCTTCATCTCACTGGAAGCAGTCTGCGGAGCAGGAACTCTATGTTCAATGTTCTCTATAAATTAAAAGTGCTTCATCAAAGATGACTCCGTATGCAAAATCACAGAGATTTTGGGGTGGTAAAAATAGGTcggcaagaaaaaacaaacaaaataccgCCACGTTTGtttggaaataaaaatgaaggtcAACAAATGATCTTTCAGCCTGCTCCAGTCACATGACTCCCTGATCCACACTGCTCACCTGTTTCCACCTTCCCTTGTCAGACCCGCAGTAAACAACCGGCCCATTTCCAGTCATTGCACTCAGAGtaccatgtgtttgtgtgtgtgaaatgtaagTGGCGTCATGTCGCTCAACATAATCACACATTACAGTCGACATCAACATCCTGAtgcctgcccccaccccccccccc
Proteins encoded in this window:
- the LOC119195342 gene encoding sterile alpha motif domain-containing protein 12-like → MVLSKRVSLWSVEEVLEWVQDQHPNHLDTLHKAIIKHAISGRALLRLKDHHLELLGLEGEEQQQEIWQDLLLLRVQEEINELDDICSECFSS